One window of the Capnocytophaga haemolytica genome contains the following:
- a CDS encoding 1-acyl-sn-glycerol-3-phosphate acyltransferase, with protein sequence MEDKYKSIRPFYDDEVLGALYEIKDSPLIKAMLAYTFPECSEEEQQAKLLACKKVSDFQVNIMVNVVTKAIEKSITNFTWEGFLDLDPHHAYVFISNHRDIVLDTSLLNLALYNNGLEMTASAMGDNLLKKKYLKILAMLNRNIIIYRSLPPREALEHSRLVSEYIYDCITSQHRNVWIAQREGRTKNGDDRTQQGVLKMLSLNTPEGISPLQYLKQLHIVPMAISYEFDPTDAMKLPVLLAEHYGVDYKKDSQEDFNNIIQGLLGQKGRVHISVGQPLGAEMDAIEAEHTHINKQLQALAECLDRSIHQQYKLFPANYIAYDMLYHTSIYKDFYNEKEYRQFERRLSNRANESNLSQEKFLEMYSNPVKNKENGSR encoded by the coding sequence ATGGAGGATAAATACAAGTCGATACGCCCTTTTTACGACGATGAGGTGTTGGGGGCATTGTACGAAATCAAAGATAGCCCTTTGATAAAGGCAATGTTGGCGTACACCTTCCCTGAGTGCAGCGAGGAAGAGCAGCAGGCTAAGTTGCTTGCCTGTAAGAAGGTATCTGACTTTCAGGTAAATATAATGGTAAATGTCGTTACAAAGGCAATAGAGAAGAGTATTACTAATTTTACGTGGGAGGGTTTTTTAGATTTAGATCCTCACCACGCGTACGTTTTTATTTCCAACCATCGTGATATTGTTCTTGACACCTCTTTGCTGAATCTTGCGCTTTACAACAATGGCTTGGAGATGACGGCTTCGGCTATGGGTGATAATCTGCTAAAGAAGAAGTACTTGAAGATATTAGCGATGCTCAATCGCAATATTATCATTTATAGGAGTTTGCCACCACGTGAGGCGCTGGAACATTCGCGCTTGGTGTCGGAGTATATTTACGATTGTATTACTTCGCAACACCGCAATGTGTGGATTGCGCAGCGCGAGGGTCGCACGAAGAACGGAGATGACCGCACGCAGCAGGGGGTGCTGAAGATGCTTTCACTCAATACGCCTGAGGGGATATCGCCTTTGCAGTATTTGAAGCAGTTGCATATTGTGCCGATGGCTATTTCGTATGAATTTGACCCTACCGACGCGATGAAGCTGCCTGTGCTATTGGCAGAGCACTATGGTGTGGATTATAAGAAGGACAGTCAGGAGGACTTTAACAATATTATTCAGGGGTTGCTCGGTCAAAAGGGGAGGGTGCATATCTCTGTGGGACAGCCTTTGGGAGCTGAGATGGATGCTATAGAGGCTGAACACACGCACATCAATAAGCAGTTGCAGGCTTTGGCGGAGTGCTTGGATAGGTCAATACATCAGCAATACAAACTTTTCCCAGCAAATTATATTGCGTATGATATGTTGTACCACACCTCTATATATAAGGATTTCTATAATGAGAAAGAATATCGGCAATTTGAACGTCGCTTGAGCAATAGGGCTAATGAAAGTAATCTATCGCAAGAAAAGTTCTTAGAAATGTATTCTAACCCCGTAAAGAATAAGGAAAATGGAAGTAGATAA
- a CDS encoding TatD family hydrolase: MTDTHTHLYSEQFVGDRKAMIERALAAGVTRFFLPAIDSSYTEAMLTLWKQYPENMFLMNGLHPCSVKENYREELAHVEALMEQYKCYAIGEIGIDLYWDTTFLKEQQEAFLTQIRLAKRHHLPIVIHCRNAFDEVFEVLEEERDASLFGIFHCFTGTEEQAHRAIGYGLHLGIGGVVTFKNGKIDTFLKSIPLEHIVMETDSPYLAPVPYRGKRNESAYIVEVMKKLSDIYELSEAEVARITTENSEKIFGV; the protein is encoded by the coding sequence ATAACAGATACACATACACATCTTTACAGTGAGCAGTTCGTCGGCGATCGCAAGGCGATGATTGAGCGTGCGCTTGCCGCAGGGGTTACGCGTTTTTTCCTCCCTGCTATCGATTCGAGCTATACTGAGGCTATGCTCACGCTGTGGAAGCAATACCCTGAGAATATGTTTCTTATGAACGGGCTACACCCTTGCAGCGTAAAGGAAAACTACCGTGAAGAGCTCGCTCACGTCGAGGCATTAATGGAGCAGTACAAATGCTACGCCATAGGTGAAATAGGCATTGACCTCTACTGGGATACGACCTTTTTAAAGGAGCAGCAAGAGGCTTTCCTCACTCAGATACGTTTGGCAAAACGCCACCATTTGCCTATTGTGATTCACTGTCGCAATGCCTTTGACGAGGTGTTTGAAGTGCTTGAAGAAGAGCGAGATGCGTCGCTATTTGGCATATTTCACTGCTTTACAGGCACAGAGGAGCAGGCGCATCGTGCCATTGGTTATGGATTGCATCTGGGCATTGGCGGGGTAGTTACTTTTAAGAATGGTAAGATTGATACGTTCTTAAAAAGCATTCCTTTGGAGCATATCGTAATGGAGACAGACAGCCCCTACTTAGCCCCTGTGCCTTATCGCGGAAAGCGTAACGAAAGTGCTTATATTGTGGAGGTTATGAAGAAGCTCTCGGATATATACGAGCTTTCGGAAGCGGAGGTAGCGCGTATCACTACGGAGAATAGTGAGAAAATTTTTGGTGTATAA
- a CDS encoding DUF6051 family protein — protein sequence MEYFELHHRLKTAFDTGVDCRLPDLGISITHHSFFSQGANDYLPGSHHLYCKQHDCCFESEYYRTIDDLGLPDSDVDCNVHFPYHILQPLGEAKAKGVVILIHGLNEKKWEKYLPWAHGIATATGKAVVLFPIAFHMSRAPEIWSSRREMFAIAAKRAADFPDNSETSYVNAAISTRLDAFPQRLFWSGLQTYNDVVQLITDIRGGAHPTISPQASVDLFGYSIGSFISVILMMANPQGYLSTSKLFCFCGGMTIDRMFPISKYIMDGRAAITMQKTFAELLSTNFKTDDRLRHYQDSALHSGEGWFKTMLRYNYYQKEREARFRALENQIKAFVLEQDEVTPPIEALNTLKGGYRNIEIPVEIDDYPYPYTHISPFALTTKNAAEVTACFERFISSAAQWFE from the coding sequence ATGGAATATTTCGAATTACATCACCGTCTGAAAACCGCCTTCGACACAGGCGTAGACTGTCGCTTGCCCGACTTAGGCATCAGCATCACCCATCACAGCTTCTTCTCACAAGGGGCAAACGATTATCTGCCTGGCAGTCACCACCTTTACTGTAAGCAACACGACTGCTGCTTCGAGTCCGAATACTACCGCACGATCGACGACCTCGGGCTGCCCGACTCCGATGTCGATTGCAACGTACACTTCCCCTACCATATCCTCCAGCCCCTCGGCGAGGCGAAAGCCAAAGGCGTGGTCATCCTCATCCACGGGCTCAACGAGAAAAAGTGGGAGAAGTACCTGCCTTGGGCTCACGGCATCGCCACAGCCACAGGCAAAGCCGTAGTGCTCTTCCCCATCGCCTTCCATATGAGTCGCGCCCCCGAGATTTGGAGCTCCCGCCGCGAAATGTTCGCCATCGCAGCCAAGCGCGCCGCCGATTTCCCCGACAACTCCGAAACCTCCTACGTCAATGCCGCCATTAGCACCCGCTTAGACGCTTTCCCTCAGCGCCTCTTCTGGTCGGGATTGCAAACCTATAATGATGTGGTACAGCTCATTACCGACATACGTGGTGGCGCACACCCCACCATTAGCCCTCAGGCGAGCGTCGATCTCTTCGGCTACTCCATCGGCTCTTTTATCTCCGTGATCCTGATGATGGCAAACCCCCAAGGCTACCTCAGTACCTCCAAGCTCTTTTGCTTCTGCGGCGGAATGACTATCGACCGTATGTTCCCCATTTCCAAGTATATAATGGACGGGCGGGCTGCCATCACAATGCAAAAGACCTTTGCCGAGCTACTCAGCACTAATTTCAAAACCGACGATCGACTACGCCACTATCAGGATAGTGCCCTACACAGCGGTGAAGGCTGGTTCAAGACGATGTTGCGCTACAATTACTACCAAAAAGAGCGCGAGGCACGCTTCCGAGCCCTTGAAAATCAGATCAAAGCCTTCGTACTCGAGCAAGACGAAGTAACCCCACCCATCGAGGCACTCAACACCCTAAAAGGCGGCTATCGCAACATTGAGATCCCTGTGGAAATCGACGATTACCCTTATCCCTATACCCACATCAGCCCCTTTGCCCTGACCACCAAGAACGCCGCTGAGGTAACCGCCTGCTTTGAGCGTTTCATCAGTAGTGCTGCCCAGTGGTTTGAATAG
- a CDS encoding translocation/assembly module TamB domain-containing protein, translated as MLLLGVIAILLTLPVVQSFIAQKVVAYLNEDYGIDIQIERVHIKPNGFADIKQVLIRDEAKDTLIAAEKLTASILDFRQLISGNLFFGEVDGSGLKLNMITHKGDSLTNLDRFVAKFDSGKPSTGHFIMKAKRINLLESSFKIRDENAADPSVLSITQLSARLEDFQILGSEVYVNARKASLTYNNALKVNELDTDFSYTDTLMSAENLRLKTALSDIEGEVRLYPHKKSYSDFVNKVVLDVRLPKARVSTNDLNAFYNGFGRDKTIELEDVKMLGTLNNFDIPQGVISYQNTVIDGVFSFKNLLDKHQPIIITATDMYAESIYNDLATLMPVEIGQNLPQQIEGLGMFSIDGDFTYNTTGLKANITLNTTDGEAHIDGEMDNLQNTAETTYKGSVNTNDFELGKLLDESSIGTLTADLIIRGKGFDLNTMQLYANGTIYSVGYNDYDYQNIQVNGELQNQVFNGDINANDPNLRMRFRGLADLSRRNNKFDFQADIDKADLRALKFIEMDSISQLKGKVIIDIEGNKLDDIVGKIAFKNTEYTNSAGVFTFDDFEITSTINGGVKEITINSPDIISGNVKGKFRIAELKKVLQNAVGSIYTQYNPYKIAKNQYVDFHFNIYNKIIEIFVPQVKIGSNTFIKGAIDADNGSFKFQLQSPEINAYKKQIDSINIEIDNKNPLYNAYVEVKRADLGAYKLQDFNLINTTIKDTLFFRTEFRGGETGADNYELNFYHTLNKKQESIIGIKKSLINFKGNEWYINRENSVDQYNRLVLNRTADTLKISNFKMAHQNQYINLSGLLTTKDYKNLHLVAHNVALDKITPEMKGLNLTGTVNGSLSLTQKGKLYYPSADLFIRYFKLNGYDYGDLEASIYGNNDLSSFDVDAHFVNGRSLGFATRGKVLLDKNKGTLLDLNARFRDFALSPLNPFLEGIFYNLRGTVTGDVKIQGNVSDPQMNGELKLNKAGIGVTYLKLNSDIADGATIKVTNRTFDLDNWLLTDTAYKTQANLSGTIRHNKLRDWFLDLKVKTLGKRFMVLNTPFTDDAMFYGTAFIKGNASIKGALDEITIKVNASTAEGTSFKIPLSDSENIGDDSFITFLDKTDKVVKIERDLESIKGLELNFQLDVLPTAEVEIVMDRKTGSSLVGRGAGTLLIEINTNGKFNMWGDFITYSGFYNFKYENVIDKRFTVLPGGSISWSGDPMKAVLRNLKAAYTLYANPSALLDNSQYNRKIATQVVIKLEGELMHPETLFDINFPDSNPSLVSELNYKLEDQDRKQLQAFSLLAQGSFMSDRNADNRLVAYNLFETAAGLFNQLLSDEDNKLNLGVSYEAGTTDGTSDYNSDRLGFTVSTQITDWASVNAKVGIPVGGVSRTAVAGNVEVQFRLNSDGSLTAKIFNRENEWQQYMLDRIGYAQGAGITYTVDFSTFKELMQKIFKKGGKVIEKKK; from the coding sequence CTGCTCTTGCTGGGGGTTATTGCCATATTGCTGACGCTACCTGTGGTGCAGAGCTTTATCGCCCAAAAGGTAGTGGCTTATCTCAATGAGGATTACGGTATCGACATACAGATTGAGCGGGTGCATATCAAGCCTAATGGCTTTGCCGATATAAAGCAGGTGCTCATCCGCGACGAGGCAAAGGATACGCTTATTGCCGCAGAGAAACTTACGGCTTCGATTCTCGATTTCAGACAATTGATAAGCGGTAACTTATTCTTCGGTGAGGTTGATGGCAGTGGGTTGAAACTCAATATGATCACTCACAAAGGCGACTCGCTGACCAATCTGGATAGGTTCGTGGCGAAGTTCGACTCGGGCAAGCCCAGCACAGGGCATTTTATAATGAAAGCCAAGAGAATTAACCTGCTCGAGAGTTCCTTTAAGATACGCGATGAGAATGCAGCTGACCCTTCGGTGCTGAGCATCACCCAGCTGAGTGCGCGCTTGGAGGATTTTCAGATATTGGGTTCTGAGGTGTACGTAAATGCGCGAAAGGCGTCGCTTACGTACAACAACGCGTTGAAGGTAAATGAGTTGGACACTGACTTCTCTTACACAGATACGCTGATGAGTGCCGAGAACCTGCGCCTGAAAACGGCACTTTCGGATATTGAGGGCGAAGTGCGGCTCTATCCTCACAAGAAGAGTTACAGCGATTTTGTCAATAAGGTAGTGCTGGATGTGCGCTTGCCGAAGGCGCGTGTGAGCACCAACGACCTCAATGCGTTCTACAACGGCTTTGGCAGGGATAAGACTATTGAGCTTGAAGATGTTAAGATGCTCGGCACGCTCAATAACTTCGACATTCCTCAGGGGGTGATTAGCTATCAGAACACGGTAATCGATGGGGTTTTCTCCTTTAAAAACCTTTTGGACAAGCACCAACCTATCATCATCACCGCTACGGATATGTATGCTGAGAGCATCTATAACGACCTTGCTACGCTGATGCCTGTGGAGATTGGGCAAAACCTCCCTCAGCAGATAGAGGGCTTGGGGATGTTCTCCATCGACGGCGATTTCACTTACAACACTACGGGCTTGAAGGCAAACATAACTCTGAATACTACTGATGGGGAGGCGCATATTGATGGGGAGATGGACAACCTCCAGAATACAGCAGAGACGACTTATAAAGGCTCGGTGAATACGAACGACTTTGAACTGGGCAAGCTTCTCGACGAGAGCAGCATAGGCACCCTGACTGCCGACCTGATCATCCGTGGCAAGGGCTTCGACCTTAATACAATGCAGCTCTACGCCAATGGCACTATCTACTCTGTAGGCTATAACGATTATGATTATCAGAACATTCAGGTGAATGGCGAGCTACAAAATCAAGTGTTCAACGGCGATATCAACGCTAACGACCCGAACCTGAGAATGCGCTTCAGAGGGCTTGCCGACCTCTCACGCCGCAACAACAAGTTCGATTTTCAGGCGGATATAGACAAAGCGGACCTCCGTGCGCTGAAATTCATCGAGATGGATAGCATCTCACAACTAAAAGGGAAGGTAATCATTGATATTGAAGGCAATAAACTCGACGACATCGTTGGGAAAATCGCCTTTAAGAACACTGAGTACACCAACTCGGCAGGTGTGTTTACCTTCGACGATTTTGAGATTACCTCAACGATCAACGGCGGTGTTAAGGAGATTACGATCAATTCGCCTGACATCATCAGTGGAAATGTAAAGGGAAAATTCAGGATAGCAGAGCTCAAAAAGGTATTGCAGAACGCTGTGGGGAGTATCTACACCCAATATAACCCTTACAAGATTGCTAAGAATCAGTACGTTGATTTCCATTTCAACATCTATAATAAAATCATAGAGATCTTTGTTCCACAGGTGAAAATAGGCAGTAACACCTTCATCAAAGGAGCTATTGACGCCGATAATGGTAGCTTTAAGTTTCAGTTGCAATCCCCTGAGATTAACGCTTATAAGAAGCAGATCGACAGTATTAACATTGAGATTGACAACAAAAACCCGCTGTACAACGCCTATGTCGAGGTCAAAAGGGCAGACTTGGGTGCTTACAAGCTGCAAGATTTCAACCTTATCAACACTACAATCAAGGATACGCTCTTCTTCCGCACGGAGTTCAGAGGGGGCGAGACGGGGGCCGATAACTACGAGCTCAATTTCTATCACACACTCAACAAGAAACAGGAGTCGATCATAGGGATTAAGAAGTCGCTCATCAATTTTAAAGGCAATGAGTGGTATATCAATCGTGAGAACTCAGTAGATCAATACAATCGCTTGGTGCTTAACCGCACTGCCGATACGCTAAAGATCAGCAACTTCAAGATGGCACACCAGAACCAGTACATCAACCTCAGCGGCTTGCTTACCACTAAGGATTACAAGAACTTGCATCTGGTGGCACACAACGTCGCTTTGGATAAAATCACCCCTGAGATGAAGGGGCTGAACCTCACAGGGACGGTAAACGGTAGCCTATCGCTCACCCAGAAAGGCAAACTCTATTACCCCTCAGCCGACCTTTTCATACGCTATTTCAAACTCAATGGTTATGACTATGGCGATTTGGAGGCAAGCATCTATGGCAATAACGACCTCTCATCCTTTGATGTGGACGCTCACTTTGTCAATGGGCGTAGCCTGGGGTTTGCCACGCGGGGAAAAGTGCTTTTGGACAAGAATAAAGGCACACTCTTAGACCTCAATGCACGCTTTAGAGACTTTGCCCTTTCACCGTTGAACCCTTTCTTAGAAGGGATCTTCTACAACCTACGCGGTACGGTTACAGGCGATGTGAAGATACAAGGCAATGTAAGCGATCCGCAGATGAATGGCGAGCTGAAACTCAACAAGGCAGGTATCGGGGTAACTTACTTAAAGCTCAATTCCGATATTGCCGACGGTGCGACTATAAAAGTAACCAATCGCACCTTCGATCTGGATAACTGGCTGCTGACAGATACCGCCTATAAAACGCAGGCGAACCTCAGCGGTACCATTCGCCATAATAAACTCAGGGATTGGTTCCTCGACTTAAAAGTCAAGACTTTGGGCAAGCGCTTTATGGTGCTCAATACGCCTTTTACCGACGATGCTATGTTCTACGGGACGGCGTTCATCAAGGGAAATGCCTCCATCAAAGGGGCACTGGACGAAATCACCATAAAAGTGAATGCCTCTACTGCTGAAGGCACTTCCTTCAAAATTCCTCTGAGTGATAGCGAGAACATTGGCGACGATTCCTTCATTACTTTCCTTGACAAAACTGACAAGGTGGTGAAGATAGAGCGCGACTTAGAGTCGATTAAAGGGCTGGAACTCAACTTCCAGCTGGATGTGCTGCCTACTGCCGAGGTGGAGATAGTAATGGACCGAAAAACGGGTAGTAGCCTTGTGGGGCGCGGGGCTGGCACACTGCTCATTGAGATTAATACCAACGGGAAGTTCAATATGTGGGGTGACTTTATCACATATTCAGGTTTCTATAACTTCAAGTATGAAAACGTGATCGATAAGCGCTTCACGGTGCTGCCTGGGGGTTCCATATCGTGGAGTGGCGACCCGATGAAAGCCGTACTGCGTAACCTAAAAGCTGCTTATACCTTGTACGCTAACCCAAGTGCGCTGCTCGACAACTCGCAGTACAACCGCAAGATTGCCACGCAGGTAGTCATCAAGCTCGAAGGAGAACTGATGCATCCCGAGACGCTCTTCGACATCAATTTCCCTGATAGCAACCCGAGCTTGGTTTCCGAGCTGAACTATAAATTAGAGGATCAAGACCGCAAGCAACTGCAAGCCTTCTCGCTCTTGGCACAGGGCTCGTTTATGAGTGATCGAAATGCCGATAATCGTTTGGTGGCATACAACCTCTTCGAGACGGCGGCGGGGTTATTCAATCAGCTGCTTTCCGACGAGGATAACAAGCTGAATCTTGGCGTGTCGTACGAGGCAGGGACTACTGATGGCACCTCGGACTACAACAGCGACCGTCTCGGCTTCACTGTTTCTACGCAGATCACCGACTGGGCGAGTGTCAATGCCAAAGTTGGTATCCCTGTTGGAGGCGTGAGCCGTACCGCCGTGGCAGGCAACGTAGAGGTTCAGTTCCGCCTCAACTCCGACGGTAGCCTCACTGCTAAGATCTTCAATCGGGAGAACGAATGGCAACAATATATGCTCGATCGCATTGGGTACGCACAGGGCGCTGGCATTACCTACACTGTTGATTTTAGTACCTTTAAGGAATTGATGCAAAAGATCTTCAAAAAAGGTGGCAAGGTGATTGAAAAGAAAAAATAA
- a CDS encoding suppressor of fused domain protein has protein sequence MTEKAILRKIDAWDNEDKFLAIIDFIDKLPIEEKTPAVLSEMARACNNIFWEDQSEENKKYLEKAVSIFKYIQPDLGDTPSWHYRIGYAYYYLNQLEEAKQHLLQGQEGNDAKAMLRNIEIAQSKGITIEQAMQGGKGGIEYTLKIWFKHLQEKAPELYNNLNLKGATDAQLSALEQKLGVELPEDYKQLYRTFNGQVLPTPFFGIDNQRFISLEEIEEVQAQWLACVEKTYGADWQQASEEKEYAESVGVKNAPYNPLWIPFLAGENHSYLCLDLDPDEDGAFGQVLTIQISPEEKEAFPTDFAFWSITDWLNFSEDAINNGYLTYNEETGTLDFPQYDDDEPYYYTEEQRTALEAYIEKNIGHFESVFHEIESPDIHCDIYIVNPTEKNPFYVLITGGMGAYPMDVPEDYPFNRAELMILLPPTWNIKSEDEKDYWPIRWLKNLARLPIERNTWLGAGHSIPTGDALEGTPFKGFVLGELMDDGGALLPLAEKNVFNQEDGERVIFYTLIPIYEEEMNYKLEHSADELFEQFEEKGIAFPPVVDIHRKNACEGFQLSSDPSLLEGIAWAFGGQSYSSLMNFWDDVRSYNEDLDRDLEYFKPFGTIFNTPKVKVIYEAIIDSKKQLYDFEQIVGEEDFVDEEENEVEIIAELSAGQEGNFGALELLWNIHNLLYNKELGDHIFFEGINVEGYEKDGTPVIYLYLGS, from the coding sequence ATGACAGAGAAAGCCATTTTACGCAAGATTGACGCTTGGGACAATGAAGATAAGTTCCTCGCCATCATTGATTTTATCGATAAACTACCCATCGAGGAGAAAACTCCTGCCGTGCTCAGTGAGATGGCACGTGCCTGCAATAATATTTTCTGGGAAGATCAGTCCGAGGAGAACAAAAAGTACTTAGAAAAAGCTGTGAGCATCTTCAAATATATACAGCCAGACTTGGGCGACACGCCTTCGTGGCACTACCGTATCGGGTACGCTTACTACTACCTCAACCAGCTTGAAGAAGCCAAGCAGCACCTCCTCCAAGGGCAAGAGGGCAATGACGCCAAAGCAATGCTCCGCAACATCGAGATTGCACAGAGCAAAGGCATTACCATTGAGCAGGCTATGCAAGGCGGCAAGGGAGGCATAGAGTACACACTCAAAATCTGGTTCAAACATCTGCAAGAAAAAGCCCCTGAACTATATAACAACCTCAACCTTAAAGGTGCCACTGATGCTCAGCTGAGCGCATTAGAGCAGAAATTAGGCGTCGAACTTCCTGAGGACTACAAACAACTGTACAGAACCTTCAACGGGCAAGTGCTGCCTACGCCCTTCTTCGGGATTGACAACCAGCGCTTCATCAGCTTAGAGGAAATCGAAGAAGTACAAGCCCAGTGGCTCGCCTGTGTAGAAAAAACCTATGGAGCAGATTGGCAGCAGGCTTCCGAGGAAAAAGAATACGCCGAGTCGGTGGGCGTGAAGAATGCGCCTTACAATCCCCTGTGGATACCGTTTCTCGCTGGGGAGAATCACTCTTACCTGTGCTTGGATTTGGATCCCGATGAGGACGGAGCCTTCGGACAGGTGCTTACCATTCAGATCAGCCCTGAGGAGAAGGAAGCTTTCCCTACGGATTTCGCCTTTTGGTCGATCACCGATTGGCTCAACTTCTCGGAAGATGCCATCAACAACGGCTACTTAACTTACAACGAGGAAACAGGTACGCTGGACTTCCCCCAGTATGACGACGACGAGCCTTATTATTACACTGAGGAGCAAAGGACGGCGCTCGAGGCTTATATCGAAAAGAATATAGGTCATTTCGAATCAGTATTCCACGAGATTGAGTCACCTGATATTCACTGCGATATATACATCGTCAATCCTACCGAGAAGAACCCCTTCTACGTACTGATAACAGGCGGAATGGGCGCCTATCCGATGGACGTGCCCGAAGATTACCCTTTTAATCGTGCCGAGCTGATGATCCTCTTACCGCCTACGTGGAATATCAAGAGCGAAGATGAGAAGGATTACTGGCCTATCCGTTGGCTGAAGAACCTCGCACGCCTGCCTATCGAGCGCAACACGTGGCTGGGCGCTGGGCATTCTATTCCCACTGGCGACGCCTTGGAAGGCACTCCTTTCAAAGGATTTGTCCTTGGCGAACTGATGGACGATGGAGGCGCACTACTGCCGCTGGCTGAAAAAAATGTTTTCAACCAAGAAGATGGCGAGCGGGTGATCTTCTACACGCTTATACCTATATATGAGGAGGAGATGAACTACAAATTAGAGCATAGCGCCGATGAACTTTTCGAGCAGTTCGAAGAAAAAGGCATCGCATTCCCTCCCGTGGTAGATATTCACCGCAAAAACGCCTGCGAAGGGTTCCAACTCAGTAGCGACCCCTCTTTATTAGAAGGTATCGCGTGGGCTTTCGGCGGTCAGAGCTATAGCTCACTGATGAATTTTTGGGACGATGTCCGCTCTTACAACGAAGATCTCGATCGCGACCTTGAATACTTCAAGCCGTTCGGCACCATCTTCAATACACCGAAAGTCAAAGTTATCTACGAGGCAATCATCGATAGTAAAAAGCAACTCTACGACTTCGAGCAGATCGTCGGTGAGGAAGATTTCGTTGATGAAGAAGAGAACGAGGTGGAAATCATCGCAGAACTCAGCGCTGGGCAAGAAGGAAACTTCGGCGCACTCGAACTATTGTGGAACATACACAATCTGCTCTACAACAAAGAGCTTGGCGACCATATTTTCTTCGAAGGAATCAACGTCGAGGGCTATGAAAAAGATGGTACGCCTGTCATCTACCTTTATTTAGGTAGTTAA
- a CDS encoding TrkH family potassium uptake protein, whose translation MIRNISPYNLIILSFIALICVGAALLTLPFATVERCHVTLFEALFTATSAVTVTGLSVVDISSSFTFFGKSVILILIQLGGLGILTFSSVIMIFIAKKIGYYTKRVVAEGLNHEARFDIYSYIKKVVAITLCFEALGAVLLFFSFIGEHNFFTSIFYAIFHSVAAFCNAGISLFPDNLVGYEYSPYTSLVISFLVIFGGLGFIVILDLYRYIKGCKRHISVYSRFVITITLFLLALGTLLFLLFEYNNPLSLKGLNFFEKVLVSFFHSTALRCSGFNTMPMTGLTSATALFCAIFMFIGASPNSTGSGVKTTTIGVLFLGIRTALKNKNYIEFSKRRISWRVFNKASALVFIAMIYVSAMILLMAQFDPEIDIMKIVFELVSAFGTVGLSMGITAELSAASKIILMATMFLGRVGPLTIALALSRESHKGKYKYPKEKILIG comes from the coding sequence ATGATACGCAATATATCTCCCTACAATCTTATCATCCTCTCGTTCATCGCGCTGATATGCGTCGGGGCGGCATTGCTCACCCTGCCTTTCGCCACGGTGGAGCGCTGCCACGTGACTCTCTTCGAGGCACTCTTCACAGCCACTTCCGCCGTAACGGTAACGGGCTTGAGCGTAGTGGACATCAGCAGCAGCTTTACATTCTTTGGCAAAAGTGTGATCTTGATACTCATCCAGTTAGGAGGTTTGGGCATACTCACCTTCTCGTCGGTGATAATGATATTTATCGCAAAGAAAATCGGTTACTACACCAAGCGCGTGGTGGCTGAAGGGCTCAATCACGAGGCGCGATTCGACATCTACTCCTATATCAAGAAGGTAGTTGCCATCACGCTGTGCTTCGAGGCGCTGGGTGCGGTCTTGCTTTTCTTCTCCTTCATCGGCGAGCATAATTTCTTCACCTCAATTTTTTATGCGATCTTCCACTCGGTGGCAGCCTTTTGCAATGCAGGTATCTCGCTCTTCCCCGACAACCTCGTCGGCTATGAGTACAGCCCCTACACCAGCCTCGTGATATCGTTTTTAGTGATATTTGGCGGGCTGGGCTTCATCGTGATCTTAGATTTGTACAGATATATAAAGGGCTGCAAGCGCCACATCTCAGTTTACAGCCGTTTTGTAATCACCATCACGCTATTCTTGCTGGCGCTGGGCACGCTGCTCTTCCTCCTTTTTGAATATAACAATCCTCTATCGCTTAAAGGGCTAAACTTCTTCGAGAAGGTATTGGTGAGCTTCTTTCATTCCACCGCGCTGCGCTGTTCAGGCTTTAACACGATGCCGATGACGGGACTCACTAGCGCGACAGCCTTGTTCTGCGCAATATTTATGTTCATCGGTGCCTCGCCAAACTCTACAGGTAGTGGGGTAAAGACCACCACCATCGGCGTCTTATTTTTAGGGATCCGAACTGCCTTGAAGAACAAGAACTACATAGAATTTTCCAAGCGACGCATCTCGTGGCGCGTCTTCAACAAGGCATCGGCATTGGTATTCATCGCGATGATATACGTAAGCGCGATGATCTTGCTGATGGCACAGTTCGACCCAGAGATCGACATAATGAAAATCGTCTTCGAGCTCGTCTCGGCATTCGGCACCGTAGGGCTCTCGATGGGGATTACCGCCGAGCTGAGCGCCGCCTCGAAAATCATCCTGATGGCAACAATGTTCCTCGGGCGTGTGGGGCCACTCACCATCGCACTTGCCCTCTCGCGCGAGAGCCATAAAGGAAAATACAAATACCCAAAAGAGAAAATATTAATCGGATAA